A DNA window from Coffea arabica cultivar ET-39 chromosome 6c, Coffea Arabica ET-39 HiFi, whole genome shotgun sequence contains the following coding sequences:
- the LOC140007980 gene encoding protein DETOXIFICATION 16-like, with the protein MDDDQQMPDLETPLISDSQEKGIELKGLFSKDDILAEAKKQLWLAGPLMFVNLLLTLIQTISVMFVGHVGELALSGASMATSFASVTGFSLLIGLCGALDTFCGQAYGAKQYHMVGIHTQRAMFVLLLVCIPLACLWANTGHILAFFGQDPEISAEAGVYALYMIPTIFPYALLQCQFKFLQTQNIVIPMILTSGVTTLLHIPTCWTLVSKLGLGNKGAALANAISYWINDLFLALYVKYSPSCKSSWTGFSKEAFKDVSRFLSIAVPSAIMICLEIWSFELMVLLAGLLPNPVIEASVLSISLNTNTMVYMLPLGLGCAISVRVANELGAGRPLAAGLAVWVAVVMVAFESIMVAAIMILGRRIWGYCFSSEERVVKYVADMMLLLAVTHLLDGTQSVLNGIARGCGWQKIGAIINLGAYYLIGIPLGVFLAFVHHMGGKGLWTGIIAAVFSQTMFLLIATVRANWQAEAKKASARVLDSQIASHQSP; encoded by the exons ATGGATGATGACCAACAAATGCCAGACCTTGAAACGCCACTAATTTCAGACTCACAAGAAAAGGGTATTGAGTTGAAAGGACTATTCAGTAAAGATGATATTCTTGCAGAAGCGAAAAAGCAATTGTGGCTGGCAGGGCCTCTGATGTTCGTCAACTTACTGTTGACTCTAATTCAAACAATTTCAGTCATGTTTGTCGGTCATGTTGGAGAGCTAGCTCTTTCCGGTGCTTCCATGGCCACCTCCTTTGCTTCAGTGACCGGATTTAGTCTGCTG ATCGGATTGTGTGGTGCACTAGACACTTTCTGCGGTCAGGCCTATGGAGCAAAGCAGTACCATATGGTTGGCATCCACACACAGAGAGCCATGTTTGTCCTACTACTCGTCTGCATTCCTCTTGCTTGTTTGTGGGCTAATACAGGACATATTCTTGCATTTTTCGGGCAAGATCCAGAAATATCAGCCGAAGCTGGGGTATATGCCCTTTACATGATACCTACAATTTTCCCTTATGCACTGCTCCAATGCCAATTCAAGTTCCTGCAAACACAAAATATTGTCATTCCTATGATATTAACATCAGGAGTCACAACACTGCTTCACATACCTACATGCTGGACTCTGGTATCTAAATTGGGTCTTGGAAATAAGGGTGCTGCATTGGCTAACGCCATTTCTTATTGGATCAATGACTTGTTCCTAGCACTATACGTGAAATATTCGCCTTCTTGTAAGAGCAGCTGGACAGGCTTTTCAAAAGAGGCATTCAAAGACGTCTCAAGGTTCTTGAGTATCGCAGTTCCTTCGGCCATCATGATCTG CTTGGAGATTTGGTCATTTGAACTGATGGTCCTTTTAGCCGGTCTTCTTCCAAATCCTGTAATTGAAGCATCTGTTCTGTCAATTAG CCTGAACACGAATACCATGGTCTACATGTTACCACTTGGACTCGGCTGCGCAATAAG TGTAAGAGTGGCAAACGAATTGGGTGCCGGGCGTCCACTGGCTGCTGGATTGGCTGTTTGGGTTGCAGTAGTCATGGTTGCATTTGAAAGCATTATGGTGGCTGCGATAATGATCTTGGGGCGCAGAATCTGGGGCTACTGCTTCAGCAGCGAAGAAAGAGTGGTGAAATATGTAGCAGACATGATGCTATTACTTGCTGTAACACACTTGTTGGATGGAACTCAATCTGTGCTAAATG GCATTGCTAGAGGATGTGGTTGGCAAAAGATCGGTGCAATCATCAATTTGGGAGCTTATTACCTGATTGGTATTCCTTTGGGTGTGTTTTTAGCTTTTGTCCACCATATGGGAGGGAAG GGTCTCTGGACTGGTATAATAGCTGCTGTATTTTCACAGACGATGTTCCTTCTGATCGCTACAGTACGTGCTAATTGGCAGGCGGAG GCAAAGAAGGCATCTGCAAGAGTTTTGGACTCACAAATCGCGAGTCATCAGTCACCATAA
- the LOC140008627 gene encoding uncharacterized protein, whose product MWQLKMEAILVQDGVDLAIQGIEEKPEDVTDANFAEMDKKARSSIILNLSDEVLREVATEISAKAMWDKLKALYMKKTVENRLYLKQSLYMLRMSEGIQGSTVTGAAAVSTSSLSDTDITKLWHMRLGHMSEKGLGILSKRGLLCGQSTGPLEFCEHCIFGKQKRVSFSSPAIHKTKGTLDYIHSDLWGPSRAPSKGGASCHV is encoded by the exons atgtggcagctcaagatggaggccattCTTGTTCAAGACGGAGTTGATTTGGCAATTCAAGGAATTGAGGAAAAGCCAGAAGATGTGACAGATGCAAATTTTGCTGAGatggataagaaggcaagatccAGTATTATCCTAAATCTCTCCGATGAGGTATTGCGTGAGGTAGCAACGGAGATTTCGGCCAAGGCTATGTGGGATAAATTGAAAGCCTTGTATATGAAGAAGACAGTCGAGAATCGGCTATATTTGAAGCAGAGTTTGTATATGCTTCGGATGtctgaag GTATTCAG ggatctactgTGACAGGTGCTGCTGCTGTTTCAACATCATCTTTGTCAGATAcagacatcaccaaattatggcaTATGCGTTTGGGGCACATGAGCGAAAAAGGCTTGGGCATACTGAGCAAAAGAGGACTTCTGTGTGGACAAAGTACCGGTCCATTGGAATTTTGTGAACATTGTATTTTTGGGAAGCAGAAAAGAGTCAGCTTCAGTTCACCAGCAATTCACAAGACAAAAGGTACTCTTGATTACATTCATTCAGATCTATGGGGTCCTTCTCGTGCTCCTTCTAAAGGTGGTGCCAG tTGCCATGTATAA